From Tiliqua scincoides isolate rTilSci1 chromosome 2, rTilSci1.hap2, whole genome shotgun sequence, the proteins below share one genomic window:
- the GCNT4 gene encoding beta-1,3-galactosyl-O-glycosyl-glycoprotein beta-1,6-N-acetylglucosaminyltransferase 4, with product MVTRSILQMKKGKEKSKRMKRDKCSCKYPARLSLLILFLTVWLLSLMKLLKVEQLLFPHKDIFFVEPLLSTSSFMKNKYSHLKGTQYEINCSSIYNQEPAEIGKTLEIRRKEIIDLEDEDVVALTSDCQVYRTIRGYHLKPVSLEEEEFPLAYSLVVHKDAIMVERLIHTIYSHQNVYCIHYDQKSSSTFRLALDNLAKCFPNIFIASKLELVEYAYISRLQADLNCLSDLLQSSVAWKYVINLCGQDFPLRSNFELVSELKKLKGKNMLETAKPSSSKRERFTYRYKLQNMPYEYMKMPVKTADTKDPPPHNIEVFVGSAYFVLCRTFVRYALESPLAQDFLQWSKDTYSPDEHFWATLIRVPGVPGEISRAAQDITDLQSKTRLVKWNYLEDHLYPSCTGTHLRSVCIYGAAELRWLINYGHWFANKFDSKVDPVLIKCLAEKLSEQQKEWVHLSSEKLFLHRAFTDVS from the coding sequence AATGAAGAGAGATAAGTGCTCCTGTAAATATCCAGCACGACTGAGTCTCTTGATCTTATTTTTAACCGTGTGGTTGCTTTCACTAATGAAGCTTCTGAAAGTCGAGCAACTGTTATTTCCTCACAAAGATATTTTCTTTGTAGAGCCCTTGTTGAGCACCTCATCGTTCATGAAAAACAAATACAGCCATCTCAAAGGTACCCAGTATGAAATCAACTGTTCCTCCATCTATAATCAGGAACCTGCAGAGATTGGCAAAACTTTAGAGATAAGGAGAAAAGAGATTATTGACTTAGAAGATGAAGATGTTGTAGCATTGACTAGTGATTGCCAGGTATACCGTACAATTAGAGGATACCATCTAAAACCTGtttctttggaagaggaagaatttccATTAGCGTATTCTCTGGTTGTTCACAAAGATGCCATCATGGTTGAGAGACTCATCCATACAATATACAGCCATCAAAATGTTTACTGTATCCATTATGACCAAAAGTCATCTAGCACTTTCAGACTTGCATTAGACAATCTAGCCAAATGTTTCCCCAATATTTTCATTGCGTCCAAATTGGAGTTGGTGGAATATGCCTATATTTCAAGGCTCCAGGCTGATTTGAATTGTTTGTCTGATTTGCTTCAGTCTTCCGTTGCATGGAAGTATGTAATCAACTTGTGTGGCCAAGATTTTCCCCTGAGGTCAAACTTTGAGCTGGTCTCTGaacttaaaaaattaaaaggaaaaaacatGCTGGAGACGGCCAAGccaagcagcagcaaaagggaacggttTACCTATCGCTACAAACTTCAAAATATGCCTTACGAATACATGAAGATGCCTGTAAAAACCGCTGACACTAAAGACCCACCACCTCACAATATTGAGGTTTTTGTAGGCAGTGCCTATTTTGTTCTGTGTCGAACATTTGTACGGTATGCCCTTGAAAGCCCTCTTGCTCAAGATTTTTTACAGTGGTCAAAGGACACTTATTCGCCTGATGAACATTTCTGGGCAACCCTTATTCGTGTACCTGGAGTACCTGGAGAAATTTCAAGGGCAGCTCAGGATATCACAGATTTGCAGAGCAAGACTCGTTTGGTGAAATGGAATTACCTTGAGGACCATCTCTATCCCTCTTGTACTGGTACACATCTTCGCAGTGTATGCATCTATGGAGCTGCAGAGTTGAGGTGGCTCATCAACTATGGGCACTGGTTTGCCAATAAATTTGACTCAAAAGTGGACCCTGTTTTAATAAAATGTTTGGCAGAAAAGCTTTCAGAGCAGCAGAAGGAATGGGTTCATTTGTCTTCTGAAAAACTCTTTTTACACAGAGCATTTACAGATGTTTCATAA